Proteins from a single region of Dysosmobacter acutus:
- the mtnA gene encoding S-methyl-5-thioribose-1-phosphate isomerase encodes MEEIKKVTHIDNVKLSEDSKSVIIIDQTQLPNRMVYLTLDKLEDCYEAILKLRVRGAPAIGIFAGYAMYVLSQQYADKPYDAFAAEFHRQKEYLNSSRPTAVNLSWALNRMEKVVTGNASSGVGEIVELLGRECVNIHEEDIAMCRKISEYGLSLLHEGDGVLTHCNAGPLATSRYGTAIGPMLLGKEQGMNFRVFSDETRPLLQGARLTSFELQKAGVDVTLICDNMASIVMKNGWVNACFVGCDRIAANGDFANKIGTSGVAILAKHYGIPFYTLGPTSTIDMNCPTGDDIKIELRDPEEIKEKFYAEPMALKEVKCYNPAFDVTDHTLLTGIVTEKGICYPPFTESLKKLFE; translated from the coding sequence ATGGAAGAGATCAAGAAGGTCACCCATATCGACAATGTAAAGCTGTCTGAGGACAGCAAGAGCGTCATCATCATCGACCAGACCCAGCTGCCCAACCGCATGGTCTATCTGACCCTGGACAAGTTGGAGGACTGCTATGAGGCCATTTTGAAGCTGAGGGTCCGGGGCGCTCCGGCCATCGGCATTTTTGCCGGCTACGCCATGTATGTGCTGAGCCAGCAGTATGCGGACAAGCCCTACGACGCTTTTGCCGCGGAGTTCCACCGGCAGAAGGAGTATCTCAACTCCTCCCGGCCCACGGCCGTGAACCTGAGCTGGGCGCTGAACCGGATGGAGAAGGTCGTGACCGGCAACGCCTCCTCCGGCGTGGGGGAGATCGTGGAGCTGTTAGGACGCGAGTGCGTCAATATCCACGAAGAAGACATTGCCATGTGCCGCAAAATCTCCGAATACGGCCTTTCCCTGCTCCATGAGGGCGACGGCGTCCTGACCCACTGCAACGCCGGCCCTCTGGCCACCTCCCGCTACGGCACCGCCATCGGCCCCATGCTCTTGGGCAAGGAGCAGGGCATGAACTTCCGCGTCTTCTCCGACGAGACCCGGCCTCTGCTCCAGGGCGCCCGGCTCACCTCCTTTGAGCTCCAGAAGGCCGGCGTGGACGTGACGCTCATCTGCGACAACATGGCCAGCATTGTCATGAAAAACGGCTGGGTCAACGCCTGCTTTGTGGGCTGCGACCGCATTGCCGCCAACGGCGACTTCGCCAATAAGATCGGCACCTCCGGCGTGGCCATTCTGGCCAAGCACTACGGCATCCCCTTCTACACCCTGGGGCCCACCTCCACCATCGACATGAACTGCCCCACCGGCGACGACATCAAGATCGAGCTGCGGGACCCCGAGGAGATCAAGGAGAAGTTCTACGCCGAGCCCATGGCCCTCAAGGAGGTCAAGTGCTACAACCCCGCCTTTGACGTCACCGACCACACTCTGCTCACCGGCATCGTCACGGAAAAGGGCATCTGCTATCCCCCCTTCACTGAGAGCCTGAAGAAGCTCTTTGAGTGA
- a CDS encoding DeoR/GlpR family DNA-binding transcription regulator, giving the protein MKPLPYTRKKEILEMLKRNDFLDINQLSQKFNVSYMTIHRDLKELEDEGMVSRIYGGAVVSDSVRTAADVPVPSADLTLEERFRVCQEEKKAIARAAAAYVEDGEIIGLDASTSALQMCPLLHEKRITVVTNGLNVALQFSDSETVSVMVVGGLLRKSSLSLSGLRDQELLQHINISKCFFSATALSFEKGMMELSYEESESKRELLKRTDKLFVLADHTKLGASAPYVDCTYERIYALVTDRWPNAAQRQTDCLRNFEQNGVRVIYGTQE; this is encoded by the coding sequence ATGAAGCCTCTGCCTTACACCAGGAAAAAAGAAATATTGGAGATGCTCAAGCGCAACGATTTTCTGGACATCAACCAGCTGTCCCAAAAATTCAACGTCTCCTATATGACCATTCACCGGGATCTAAAGGAGCTGGAGGACGAGGGGATGGTGTCCCGGATATACGGCGGCGCTGTGGTCAGCGATTCCGTCCGGACCGCAGCGGATGTCCCCGTCCCCTCCGCCGATCTGACTCTGGAGGAGCGGTTCCGCGTCTGCCAGGAGGAGAAAAAGGCCATTGCCAGGGCGGCCGCGGCCTATGTGGAGGACGGGGAGATCATCGGCCTGGACGCCAGCACCTCCGCTTTGCAGATGTGCCCCCTGCTCCATGAAAAACGAATCACCGTGGTCACAAACGGTCTGAACGTTGCGCTCCAGTTTTCCGATTCAGAGACGGTCAGCGTCATGGTGGTGGGAGGGCTGCTGCGCAAGTCCTCTCTGTCTCTGAGCGGCCTGCGGGATCAGGAGCTGTTGCAGCACATCAACATCAGCAAATGCTTTTTCTCCGCCACCGCCCTCTCCTTTGAAAAGGGCATGATGGAGCTGAGCTATGAGGAGTCCGAATCCAAGCGGGAGCTTTTAAAGCGCACGGACAAGCTTTTTGTGCTGGCGGACCACACCAAGTTGGGCGCTTCCGCCCCCTATGTGGACTGCACCTATGAGCGGATATACGCCCTGGTCACGGACCGCTGGCCAAACGCCGCCCAGCGGCAGACGGACTGCCTGCGGAACTTTGAGCAAAACGGCGTCCGGGTTATCTACGGCACCCAAGAATAA
- a CDS encoding class II aldolase/adducin family protein, whose translation MNYKAHLVESGKRMLHKGLTVETWGNISVRDPETGLVYLTPSAMPYDTLTEEDIVVMRPDGTVAEGRRKPTIEVGMHLGILNARPEINAVIHTHPLYSQVFACLHQPIPPIIDEAAQALGGTVYPTEYALPGSEELARNVVAALGETGTACLIANHGAVCVGKDMNQAFKVCTVLEMTAQIYQMSLAVGTPHIISDEQVAYMKDFVEHHYGQDKA comes from the coding sequence ATGAACTACAAAGCACATTTGGTGGAGTCCGGCAAGCGGATGCTCCACAAGGGCCTTACGGTGGAGACGTGGGGCAACATCAGCGTCCGTGACCCTGAGACGGGTCTTGTGTACTTAACGCCTTCGGCCATGCCCTATGACACCCTGACGGAGGAGGATATTGTGGTCATGCGGCCGGACGGCACCGTGGCGGAGGGCCGGAGAAAGCCCACTATTGAAGTGGGAATGCACCTTGGGATTCTCAATGCCCGGCCGGAGATCAACGCCGTCATCCACACCCACCCCCTGTACTCCCAGGTCTTCGCCTGCCTGCACCAGCCCATTCCGCCTATCATCGACGAGGCGGCCCAGGCTTTGGGCGGCACGGTCTATCCCACGGAATACGCCCTGCCTGGCAGCGAGGAGCTGGCCCGGAACGTGGTTGCCGCCCTGGGGGAAACGGGGACTGCCTGTCTGATTGCCAACCACGGCGCCGTTTGCGTCGGAAAGGATATGAACCAGGCGTTCAAGGTCTGCACGGTGCTGGAGATGACCGCCCAGATCTATCAGATGTCCCTGGCAGTGGGCACCCCCCACATCATCTCCGATGAGCAGGTCGCGTACATGAAGGACTTTGTGGAGCACCACTACGGACAGGACAAAGCGTGA
- a CDS encoding NUDIX hydrolase produces the protein MLNTTLGYIERDFEGRRQYLMLHRVKKKNDLNHDKWIGIGGKFEDKESPEECMLREAREETGLTLRRMRYRGLVTFVSDLYETEYMHLFTADNFTGELIECDEGNLEWIDRDQLMALPQWEGDRIFHSLLEQEAPFFSLKLQYEGDSLVLAVLNGERIR, from the coding sequence ATGTTGAATACCACACTGGGATATATTGAGCGGGATTTTGAAGGGCGCAGGCAGTATCTGATGCTGCACCGTGTCAAAAAGAAAAACGATCTCAACCACGACAAGTGGATTGGAATCGGCGGAAAATTCGAAGACAAGGAGAGCCCGGAGGAGTGCATGCTCCGGGAGGCCAGGGAGGAGACGGGCCTGACGCTCAGGCGCATGAGATACCGGGGACTGGTCACCTTTGTCTCCGATCTCTATGAGACGGAGTACATGCACCTGTTCACTGCCGACAACTTTACCGGGGAGCTGATCGAGTGCGACGAGGGAAACCTGGAGTGGATTGACCGGGATCAACTGATGGCCCTGCCCCAGTGGGAGGGAGACCGGATTTTTCACTCCCTTTTGGAGCAGGAAGCGCCTTTTTTCTCCTTAAAACTCCAGTATGAGGGGGATTCATTGGTGCTGGCGGTGCTCAACGGGGAGCGGATTCGATGA
- a CDS encoding DUF523 domain-containing protein translates to MKGPILVSACLIGRCCRYDGTGKELPELLRLGERCRLVPVCPECLGGLPTPRPPAERQGNRVVNREGEDVTEAYRRGAEQALRIALEHRCTAAVLKERSPSCGAGRIYDGTFRHILTAGDGVTAELLRKNGITVVGESQIHTLL, encoded by the coding sequence ATGAAGGGTCCCATTCTGGTCAGCGCCTGCCTCATAGGCAGGTGCTGCCGGTATGACGGGACCGGCAAAGAGCTGCCGGAGCTTCTCCGCCTGGGGGAGCGCTGCCGGCTGGTGCCGGTCTGTCCGGAGTGTTTGGGCGGCCTGCCCACGCCCCGGCCGCCTGCGGAGCGTCAGGGGAACCGGGTGGTGAACCGGGAGGGAGAGGATGTGACGGAGGCCTATCGCCGGGGAGCGGAACAGGCGCTGCGCATTGCCCTTGAGCACCGCTGCACGGCAGCGGTGCTCAAGGAGCGCAGCCCATCCTGCGGCGCCGGCCGGATCTACGACGGAACCTTCCGGCACATTCTGACGGCAGGAGACGGCGTGACGGCGGAGCTGCTGCGCAAAAACGGCATCACGGTGGTGGGGGAATCCCAGATTCACACGCTGCTGTGA
- a CDS encoding sodium-dependent transporter: MKKRDQFTGKWGFIVACIGSAVGMGNIWLFPARVSQYGGAAFLIPYFICVVVIGYTGVIGEMAFGRAMEAGPLVAFGKVTERSGRGRRLGEMLALIPVLGSLALAIGYSVVVGWILKYAAGSITGSALTPVSVGEFEAAFGATASSFGSVGWQLAGLAVVFAIMVFGVSSGIERANRVMMPLFFLMFIAVAVYVSTLDGAGAGYRYLFLPESWSALLNPKTWLYALGQAFFSLSLAGSGTLVYGSYLKKDADIPFCARNVALFDTLAALIAALAIIPAMAVAGVDTTQSGPGLMFIYLPGVFKQMPGGRIVMIVFFVAVLFAGLSSLINLFESPIEALQTRFGFSRRRAVGTVGAVGAVVGVCIEGIVSGWMDVCSIYLCPVGALLAGILFFWVCGKDFVRAQIDQGAARPLGKAFEPMSKYGFCGLTLLVLVLGSVFGGIG, translated from the coding sequence ATGAAGAAAAGAGATCAGTTTACGGGGAAGTGGGGCTTTATTGTGGCCTGTATCGGCTCCGCGGTGGGAATGGGCAATATCTGGCTGTTTCCCGCCCGGGTGTCCCAATACGGCGGCGCAGCCTTCCTGATCCCCTATTTTATCTGCGTGGTGGTCATCGGTTACACCGGGGTCATCGGGGAGATGGCCTTTGGTCGGGCCATGGAGGCGGGCCCCCTTGTGGCCTTTGGAAAGGTCACGGAGCGCTCAGGCAGGGGAAGGCGCCTTGGGGAGATGCTGGCGCTGATCCCTGTGCTTGGCAGCCTGGCCCTTGCCATCGGCTACTCCGTTGTGGTGGGGTGGATTTTGAAGTACGCGGCCGGATCCATCACCGGCTCTGCCCTGACGCCCGTGTCCGTGGGGGAGTTTGAAGCCGCTTTCGGCGCGACGGCCTCCTCCTTTGGCAGCGTGGGATGGCAGCTGGCGGGCCTGGCGGTGGTGTTTGCCATCATGGTGTTCGGCGTCTCCTCCGGGATCGAGCGGGCCAACCGGGTCATGATGCCCCTCTTTTTCCTCATGTTCATCGCTGTGGCGGTCTACGTGTCCACCTTGGATGGCGCCGGCGCCGGATACCGCTATTTGTTTTTGCCGGAGTCCTGGAGCGCCCTGCTCAACCCCAAGACCTGGCTCTATGCGCTGGGGCAGGCGTTCTTCTCTCTGTCGCTGGCCGGCTCCGGCACACTGGTCTACGGCTCCTACTTGAAAAAGGACGCGGACATTCCCTTCTGTGCCAGGAATGTGGCGCTGTTCGACACACTGGCCGCGCTGATCGCCGCGCTGGCCATCATTCCGGCCATGGCAGTCGCCGGCGTGGATACCACCCAAAGTGGACCGGGACTGATGTTCATCTACCTGCCGGGCGTTTTTAAACAGATGCCCGGCGGCAGGATCGTGATGATCGTCTTCTTTGTGGCCGTGCTGTTTGCAGGGCTGAGCTCGCTCATCAACCTCTTTGAGTCCCCTATCGAAGCGCTGCAAACCCGGTTTGGCTTCTCCAGGCGCAGGGCGGTGGGCACGGTGGGCGCGGTGGGCGCCGTGGTGGGCGTGTGCATCGAGGGGATTGTATCCGGCTGGATGGACGTGTGTTCCATCTACCTCTGCCCCGTTGGAGCGCTGCTTGCGGGCATCCTGTTTTTCTGGGTGTGCGGAAAGGACTTTGTCCGCGCACAGATCGACCAGGGAGCGGCCCGGCCTTTGGGAAAAGCGTTTGAACCCATGAGCAAGTACGGTTTTTGCGGCCTGACGCTTTTGGTTCTGGTGTTGGGCAGCGTCTTTGGCGGAATTGGATGA
- a CDS encoding Na+/H+ antiporter NhaC family protein, whose product MHSTNRRRIVSRIILAAALVLLVTVSAMAADASQKMVDCPDCQGYGICMSCYGTDSACESCGGANVCATCGGAGEVAASSRYYESAWALVPPVIAIGLALITKEVYSSLFIGILVGGMLYSNFNFEGTVLHVFEDGIVSVLSDGYNVGILIFLVVLGAMVCLMNKAGGSAAFGRWAAKNIKSRVGAQLATVVLGCLIFIDDYFNCLTVGSVMRPVTDKHNVSRAKLAYLIDSTAAPICIIAPISSWAAAVSGFVDDGSGLALFIRAIPFNFYAILTIVTMVCLVGFKMDYGPMAANESNALEGDLFSGANPYAGMDDDAPASKGRVIDLVLPILVLVVCCIVGMIYSGGFFSGASFVDAFSGSDASVGLMLGSFFGLVFTMVFYLIRRSMSFKEIMASIPEGFKAMVPAIMILTFAWSLKAMTDSLGAREFVAAVVKASAENFMMFLPAIVFVIGCLLAFATGTSWGTFGILIPIVLFVFPLDGGNPLSIVCVSACMAGAVCGDHCSPISDTTIMASAGAQCDHVSHVSTQLPYAVTVAAVSFVSYLIAGFIPNALVVLPISVVLMVLTLMVIRSAHGRGSAKKASEPAAANN is encoded by the coding sequence ATGCACAGCACAAACCGAAGAAGAATCGTATCCCGCATCATTCTGGCCGCAGCCCTGGTGCTGCTGGTCACTGTCTCCGCCATGGCGGCGGACGCCTCTCAAAAGATGGTGGACTGCCCCGACTGCCAGGGCTACGGCATCTGCATGAGCTGTTACGGCACCGATTCCGCCTGCGAAAGCTGCGGCGGGGCCAACGTCTGCGCCACCTGCGGCGGCGCGGGCGAGGTGGCCGCGTCCAGCCGCTACTATGAGTCCGCCTGGGCCCTGGTTCCCCCGGTCATCGCAATCGGACTGGCGCTGATCACCAAGGAGGTCTACTCCTCATTGTTCATCGGCATCCTTGTGGGCGGCATGCTCTACTCCAACTTCAACTTTGAGGGCACCGTGCTTCATGTGTTTGAGGACGGCATCGTCTCCGTGCTCTCCGACGGCTACAACGTGGGCATCCTGATCTTCCTTGTGGTTCTGGGCGCCATGGTCTGCCTGATGAACAAGGCCGGAGGCAGCGCCGCCTTCGGGCGCTGGGCGGCCAAGAACATCAAAAGCCGCGTGGGCGCCCAGCTGGCCACCGTCGTTCTGGGCTGCCTCATTTTCATCGATGACTATTTTAACTGTCTGACCGTGGGCTCCGTGATGCGCCCGGTCACCGACAAGCACAACGTCTCCCGGGCAAAGCTGGCCTATCTCATCGACTCCACTGCCGCGCCCATCTGCATCATCGCGCCCATTTCCTCCTGGGCCGCCGCCGTTTCCGGCTTTGTGGACGACGGCTCCGGCCTAGCCCTCTTTATCCGGGCCATTCCCTTTAACTTCTATGCCATTTTGACCATCGTGACCATGGTCTGCCTGGTGGGCTTCAAGATGGATTACGGCCCCATGGCCGCCAATGAGTCCAACGCGCTGGAGGGCGACCTCTTCTCCGGCGCCAACCCCTATGCCGGCATGGACGACGATGCGCCTGCAAGCAAGGGCCGGGTCATCGACCTGGTGCTGCCCATTCTGGTGCTGGTGGTCTGCTGCATCGTGGGCATGATCTACTCCGGCGGCTTTTTCTCCGGCGCAAGCTTTGTGGACGCCTTCTCCGGCTCCGATGCGTCGGTGGGCCTCATGCTTGGCTCCTTCTTTGGTCTGGTCTTCACCATGGTGTTCTACCTGATCCGCCGCTCCATGAGCTTCAAGGAAATCATGGCAAGCATTCCCGAGGGATTCAAGGCCATGGTGCCCGCCATCATGATCCTGACCTTCGCCTGGAGCCTGAAGGCCATGACCGATTCCTTGGGCGCCCGTGAATTCGTGGCCGCTGTGGTCAAGGCCTCTGCGGAGAACTTCATGATGTTCCTGCCCGCCATCGTGTTCGTCATCGGCTGCCTGCTGGCCTTTGCCACCGGCACCTCCTGGGGTACCTTCGGCATCCTGATCCCCATCGTGCTCTTCGTGTTCCCCTTGGACGGCGGCAATCCCCTGTCCATTGTGTGCGTATCCGCCTGCATGGCCGGCGCCGTCTGCGGCGACCACTGCTCCCCCATCTCCGACACCACCATCATGGCCTCCGCCGGCGCCCAGTGCGACCACGTGAGCCACGTGTCCACTCAGCTGCCCTATGCCGTCACCGTGGCGGCGGTCAGCTTTGTCAGCTACCTCATCGCCGGCTTTATCCCCAACGCACTTGTGGTGCTGCCCATCTCCGTGGTGCTGATGGTTCTGACGCTGATGGTCATCCGCTCTGCTCACGGGAGAGGATCCGCCAAAAAGGCTTCCGAACCTGCGGCCGCCAACAACTGA
- a CDS encoding uracil-xanthine permease family protein: MKETEMKPVLDARTLGTPKMLVLGLQHMFAMFGATVLVPAITGLSVSATLLFAGLGTLLFHLLTKRKVPAFLGSSFAFLAAYTTIAPGGEAELLPYACFGVACAGLLYLVISALFKAFGANKVMRFFPPIVTGPIIIAIGLCLSGWALSCCAQNWGIALVAIVVVIVCNIWGKGMVKIIPILLGIIASYGVAAVTNNVDFTAVREAAWFGLPFQWSNTVFAIFQSPDVSLLITAAITIVPISIATIMEHIGDMSAISSTVGDNFIEDPGLHRSLLGDGLATIAASLFGAPANTTYGENTGVLNLTRVYDPRVIRLAAVFAIILSFSPKFAAVIEVMPQATLGGVSLILYGMISAVGVRNVVENQVDFTKSRNVIIAALILVLAVGIKYGTGGDEAIVFALGSVTIKLSGIATAALVGIVLNAALPGNDYQFGKTANSDASADLGRY, translated from the coding sequence ATGAAAGAAACCGAGATGAAACCCGTCCTTGACGCCCGTACCCTGGGCACTCCCAAAATGCTGGTGTTAGGCCTCCAGCACATGTTCGCCATGTTCGGCGCCACCGTGCTGGTGCCGGCCATCACCGGCCTCAGCGTCTCCGCCACGCTGCTGTTCGCGGGACTGGGCACACTGCTGTTCCACCTTCTGACCAAGCGTAAGGTGCCCGCCTTCTTAGGCTCCTCCTTTGCATTCCTGGCGGCCTACACCACTATCGCCCCGGGCGGCGAGGCGGAGCTTTTACCCTACGCCTGTTTCGGCGTGGCCTGTGCGGGCCTTTTGTATCTGGTGATCTCCGCCCTGTTCAAGGCCTTCGGCGCCAACAAGGTCATGCGCTTTTTCCCGCCCATCGTCACCGGTCCCATCATCATCGCCATCGGGCTGTGTCTGTCCGGCTGGGCCCTCTCCTGCTGCGCCCAGAACTGGGGCATCGCGCTGGTGGCCATTGTGGTGGTCATCGTCTGCAACATCTGGGGCAAGGGCATGGTGAAGATCATCCCCATCCTGCTGGGCATCATCGCCTCCTATGGGGTGGCGGCCGTCACCAACAATGTGGACTTCACCGCAGTCCGGGAGGCCGCCTGGTTCGGCCTGCCCTTCCAGTGGAGCAACACGGTGTTCGCCATTTTCCAAAGCCCTGACGTCTCGCTGCTGATTACCGCCGCCATCACCATTGTCCCCATCTCCATCGCCACCATCATGGAGCATATCGGCGACATGTCCGCCATCTCCTCCACCGTGGGCGACAACTTTATTGAGGACCCCGGCCTGCACCGCTCCCTGTTGGGCGACGGCCTGGCCACCATCGCCGCGTCGCTGTTCGGTGCCCCGGCCAACACCACCTACGGGGAGAACACCGGCGTTTTGAATCTGACCCGGGTCTACGATCCCCGTGTCATCCGCCTGGCCGCCGTGTTTGCCATCATCCTCTCCTTCAGTCCCAAGTTCGCCGCCGTCATCGAGGTGATGCCTCAGGCCACCTTAGGCGGCGTATCCCTGATCCTCTACGGTATGATCTCCGCCGTGGGCGTGCGGAACGTGGTGGAAAACCAGGTGGACTTCACCAAGAGCCGCAACGTCATTATCGCCGCTTTGATCCTGGTGCTGGCCGTGGGCATCAAATACGGCACCGGCGGCGACGAGGCCATCGTATTCGCCCTGGGCTCCGTCACCATCAAGCTCTCTGGCATCGCCACCGCCGCCCTGGTGGGGATTGTGCTCAACGCGGCGCTGCCCGGCAACGACTATCAGTTCGGTAAAACCGCCAACTCCGACGCCTCCGCTGACCTGGGCAGGTATTGA
- a CDS encoding BTAD domain-containing putative transcriptional regulator, with amino-acid sequence MEDLRVCMLGEFSISNGADAINDSDNRSRKVWLLLAYMIYFRNRSISQDELIDLLWGEEESSSNPANALKTMFHRVRTMLNQLGGSVGHELIVRRQGDYAWNPDLTFAYDVDRFESLCKAGRTQEDPEQRLASYLQALELYGGDFLPKLATEPWVVPVNTYFHNLYTQTVHEVIPLLEEQGRLDEAAAVCRKAIEIENCDEFLYYHLMRQLLDMGNQQAAATVFETMSDMLFDRFGVMPSDEIKALYREAIRSTNEHEVDISAVRDQLKEPSSAPGALVCDYDFFKAIYRAEARSVARSGDAAHIALLSVTNMKGAKLAKRSLDRCMENLSELVRLSLRRGDIASRCSVSQFIILLPRANYENSCMVMDRIVRQFGRQYPHSPALLRYSVQPLDPTC; translated from the coding sequence ATGGAGGATTTGCGCGTTTGCATGCTTGGGGAGTTTTCCATCAGCAATGGTGCAGATGCGATCAATGACAGCGACAACCGCTCCCGGAAGGTGTGGCTGCTGCTGGCCTATATGATCTATTTCCGAAATCGCAGCATTTCTCAGGATGAACTGATTGACCTTCTCTGGGGTGAGGAGGAGAGCAGCTCCAATCCGGCCAACGCCCTGAAGACCATGTTCCATCGGGTGCGTACCATGCTCAACCAGTTGGGCGGCAGCGTCGGACACGAGCTGATCGTCCGCCGTCAGGGCGACTATGCATGGAACCCCGACCTGACATTTGCCTATGATGTGGACCGGTTTGAGTCCCTCTGCAAGGCGGGCAGGACCCAGGAGGACCCGGAGCAGCGTCTTGCCTCCTATTTGCAGGCGCTGGAGCTCTACGGCGGTGATTTCCTTCCCAAGCTCGCCACCGAACCATGGGTGGTGCCGGTCAATACATACTTCCATAACCTGTATACCCAGACCGTACACGAGGTGATCCCCCTGCTGGAGGAGCAGGGCCGGTTGGACGAAGCCGCCGCAGTCTGCCGCAAGGCCATTGAGATCGAGAACTGCGACGAGTTTCTCTATTACCATCTTATGCGCCAGCTGCTGGACATGGGCAATCAGCAGGCGGCGGCCACCGTATTTGAAACCATGAGCGACATGCTCTTCGACCGGTTCGGCGTCATGCCCTCCGACGAGATCAAAGCGCTGTACCGTGAGGCCATCCGCTCCACCAACGAGCACGAGGTGGACATCAGCGCCGTGCGGGATCAGTTGAAGGAGCCCTCGTCCGCCCCCGGCGCCCTGGTGTGCGACTATGACTTTTTCAAGGCCATCTACCGGGCGGAGGCCCGCAGCGTAGCCCGCAGCGGTGACGCCGCCCACATCGCCCTTTTGAGCGTCACAAATATGAAGGGCGCAAAGCTTGCAAAGCGGAGTCTGGACCGCTGCATGGAAAATTTGAGTGAATTGGTCCGGCTGAGCCTGCGGCGGGGCGACATCGCGTCCCGGTGCAGCGTCTCCCAGTTTATCATCCTGCTGCCCCGGGCCAATTATGAAAACAGCTGCATGGTCATGGATCGCATCGTCAGGCAGTTCGGGCGCCAGTATCCACACTCCCCGGCCCTGCTGCGCTACAGCGTACAGCCTCTGGACCCCACATGCTGA
- a CDS encoding transglutaminase-like domain-containing protein, translated as MNKKHLAALLAAVMLFCTGCAGSKVPDGSDVPMGAADAKVFSQSVEVKDADPTTELAVLATEPAVINGLMPVASGTLVKQNASAVIDYSNTADGYVMVKYTASTSKKLKAQVKGPSGVTYTYNLTAGADYATFPLSDGNGSYKVSVFENISGTSYSTVISASFTASLKDEFAPFLLPNQYVDYKPESKTVAKAAELTSGVTDALKKVQKVYEFVVKNISYDYDKAASVKSGYLPVLDTVLAQKKGICFDYAALMAAMLRSQDVPTKLVVGYSGDIYHAWINVYSPESGWVENVVYFDGTTWKLMDPTFASTGNQSKEIMKYIGDGKNYSAKYIY; from the coding sequence ATGAACAAAAAGCACTTGGCCGCTCTGTTGGCGGCGGTGATGTTATTTTGTACCGGCTGCGCAGGCAGCAAGGTTCCCGACGGCAGCGACGTACCCATGGGTGCGGCCGACGCGAAGGTGTTTTCACAGTCGGTGGAGGTAAAAGACGCCGATCCCACCACGGAACTGGCCGTGCTGGCTACAGAGCCTGCCGTGATCAACGGCCTGATGCCTGTTGCCTCCGGCACGCTGGTCAAGCAGAACGCCAGCGCGGTGATCGACTATTCCAACACCGCCGACGGCTATGTGATGGTGAAGTACACCGCCTCCACCTCCAAGAAGCTGAAGGCCCAGGTCAAGGGCCCCAGCGGGGTCACATACACCTACAACCTGACCGCCGGGGCGGACTACGCCACCTTCCCGCTTTCCGACGGCAATGGAAGCTATAAGGTCAGCGTCTTTGAAAACATCTCCGGCACATCTTACTCCACCGTGATTTCCGCCTCCTTTACCGCATCGCTGAAGGATGAATTCGCGCCGTTCCTGCTGCCCAACCAGTATGTGGATTACAAACCCGAGAGCAAGACCGTTGCAAAGGCGGCGGAGCTGACCTCCGGTGTGACGGATGCGCTGAAAAAGGTGCAGAAGGTCTACGAGTTTGTGGTGAAAAACATCTCCTATGACTATGATAAAGCTGCGTCCGTGAAGAGCGGATACCTGCCGGTGCTTGATACGGTGCTGGCGCAGAAAAAGGGAATCTGCTTTGACTATGCGGCGCTGATGGCGGCCATGCTCCGCAGCCAGGACGTCCCCACCAAGCTGGTGGTGGGCTACAGCGGGGATATCTACCATGCATGGATCAACGTCTACTCTCCGGAGTCCGGCTGGGTGGAGAATGTGGTCTATTTTGACGGAACCACCTGGAAGCTGATGGACCCCACCTTTGCCTCCACCGGAAACCAGAGCAAGGAAATCATGAAGTACATTGGCGACGGCAAGAACTACAGCGCCAAATATATTTACTGA